The following DNA comes from Vigna radiata var. radiata cultivar VC1973A chromosome 4, Vradiata_ver6, whole genome shotgun sequence.
cTCTAACccaaatttgttaattttttttttttacattttgaattgACATTTAAGATGTTTATATATCacttaacatattttaatttaaatatcagtTTTGATTGACTTTAACATGTAcaagaaatttaacaaaattaaaaaatatatatattattattttgtaaaatttgaaaactaaattatatcaaGTTGCAACCAAAACCAAACTCCAATTTCAcgttttaacaataaataattcataccgatattttgaaaaaaaaaattatttaaaacaaaaacaagttgTCAAACTTTAGTTGGACAAAGgatagaattttgaaaattatcaagaaaatggaaaaataataatagaaaaataaataatactaaataaaaatgattatttttaaacttcatataatatataattataaagaaaattaacttCCACATTTGCCTCCAGGTCCTCCAAATTGGATAAGGCCTTCTTTATAAAGCTTTCCAAAATCTTTATAGTAATAAACACCATAACAATCACTGTTGTCAGAAAAGGTTCTTGTCATAATAGATTTAGGTATATAAAATTCTCTCGATGCATCTTGAACCATGGGAGATCTAAAATAACATGCATGGTCTTTGATTCCATTAGGGAAATGCCCAGTTCCCATTGGAGGACTAAGACTTCCAACCTTAGCTTGTGTTCTCCCACCCCATCCAACAATCGATCCTGATCCCAAATTCGAGAACAATGCTGCTGGATAATACCCAATGTTTATATTTGCTGCACTTATCCACCAATTTTTTGTCTTTGGATCCTAAAAATACATCACACTTTTACGTTATAAAATGCGTAGACcttttataattgttaaaactATAATATCagaacatttattattttactcgtcataatatgtcttttttatggataatgatatttagataacatttttttgacaacatttaaacattgattacgtgttaatctgtgattggtcaaatattactccacaatcaataataataatcacaaacattatcgtggaataatttttgaccaatcacagatttgacacgtaatcaatgttcaaatgttgtcaaaaaagtgttgtctaaatatcattatctcttttttatactattatcTATTTGTTTACTTAAAAATGTacttaaaaggataaaatagatattaataatgcataatttaattttaatgagagtgaaatttaattgcataatttTCACCTGAATAATAGAGATGAGAACCTCATAAGTTGGTCCACCGTAGGTACTTATGTTGGAGAAACCATCTCCAAGGAAAATCTCTTTATTAACCTGAACGAAACCTCGACAACGAACATTGTAACATCCtgtctttttaaaattatcactCTGCAatttttgaacattattttaaatttaaagaaatggaATGCATGTAACATAATACatgaaactaataaataatattcatttttatttaaaaagcttAATTTATAGTGTTTATGCAAAGCACAAACATCCCGTTGTCgtggaaaaaaaatgtgaaaagagacatgtttcatttatataattaaattaagattaaataaaaatataatggtatCTCTTCTTACCGTCCATGCTGCAAAAAAATGGGTCTTTGTATCACCATATAATGCTGGATCCACCTGATATCAAAACATGAGATCAAttagaaactattttatattctgttttatctatattttaaaattattctcataaaaaataataaatatgataaattttcttcacaataatacaataattatattgtttttgttttatttatttttctttacatcTAACATAGTAAATGTATGAGTAcaataagaaggaaaaaataagtattttttaaaatttatagaacgatagataaaaataataggcgcaactaaattttaaatatctcagaaatttaataaaaataaaactgttattttaaataaaacagttattaaacaaaaacaattttttttaacactctATAGAATACAAAACTTTAAtaagaacataaataaaaatatttatttattttttattagtgtttaaaatataaatcaaataactTAAATTGACAAAGAAATCATAAATGTAATCATTATAACTCACATGCCATCCAGCAGCTATTTTGTTGGTAGATTCTAGAGGTCCATTTTCTACCCATATGTGAGATATAGAGCTTTCACCTTTTCCAACCATGGGATTATATACGCTATTAATTCCGCTAACTTCATACAAAGGAGCATAATTTTTTGGAATAAATAATTCTGCAATCTATgaaattcaatatattaaaaatactaatcaacttcaaatataatttataaaaataaacaaccaaCATTGCATAAGGTATCTTACATGAACTCCAGGAATATCTTTAACCAATGTATgactatttaataataaatttcctttagtaaaatcatattttactcTTTGTATAGGAACTGTTCCTTCTGGACATTTTTCTCTGTAAAGCCCAAACATAGATCCAATTTCTGAATTATTCACActtgttttttcaattaaattttcaaagttgGGTTTCAgctgcaaaataaataaaaaataaagtttagaataaaaataaaatgaaagaaagattaaaacttaaatccaaaacattaaaatattttaaagcttctcattttctatataattaaatgtttttattatttacctGCAAAGTATGGTTTATTAGTAAAGGATGATTAAATGCTGGTTGTTTATAAATGTCAAAACAATCAACAATGTCTCCAAACTCTATCTATAcagtcaaaaataaaaataataaa
Coding sequences within:
- the LOC106758285 gene encoding uncharacterized protein LOC106758285, whose product is MWVENGPLESTHKIAAGWHVDPALYGDTKTHFYAAWTSDNFKKTGCYNVQCRGFVQIDKKNFLGGYFPNVGTYGGPTYEVLISITQIEFGDIVDCFDIYKQPAFNHPLLINHTLQLKPNFENLIEKTSVNNSEIGSMFGLYREKCPEGTVPIQRVKYDFTKGNLLLNSHTLVKDIPGVHIAELFIPKNYAPLYEVSGINSVYNPMVGKGESSISHIWVENGPLESTNKIAAGWHVDPALYGDTKTHFFAAWTSDNFKKTGCYNVRCRGFVQVNKEIFLGDGFSNISTYGGPTYEVLISIIQDPKTKNWWISAANINIGYYPAALFSNLGSGSIVGWGGRTQAKVGSLSPPMGTGHFPNGIKDHACYFRSPMVQDASREFYIPKSIMTRTFSDNSDCYGVYYYKDFGKLYKEGLIQFGGPGGKCGS